In the genome of Shewanella glacialimarina, one region contains:
- a CDS encoding MAPEG family protein, protein MTILLICLFIAMMLPYLAKVPVAMAMSKLGGYDNAHPRAQQAKLTGFGARAIAGHQNAFESLLVFGMAVLTAIVTNNVTDVVAILAIVHVVARVVYHALYLLNYGTLRSLSWFVAIGASIGIFVQVF, encoded by the coding sequence ATGACTATTTTACTCATATGTTTATTTATCGCGATGATGTTACCTTATTTAGCGAAAGTGCCAGTAGCCATGGCGATGTCTAAATTGGGCGGATATGACAATGCCCATCCAAGGGCGCAGCAAGCCAAACTGACTGGCTTCGGCGCAAGAGCGATAGCAGGGCATCAAAATGCATTTGAATCATTACTTGTATTTGGTATGGCGGTTTTAACCGCAATAGTGACTAATAACGTTACCGATGTTGTGGCCATTTTAGCCATAGTGCATGTGGTTGCTCGAGTGGTTTATCATGCATTGTATTTATTAAATTATGGCACTTTACGGTCATTATCCTGGTTTGTTGCTATTGGTGCATCAATCGGCATTTTTGTTCAAGTGTTTTAA
- a CDS encoding sensor histidine kinase produces the protein MLSLRTKLLISNLLSCLLASVSGALVWFTLGDDTLWLAIIVMLAVCYFCSMWLTRRLSDSLQALEIGLLNFKDNDFSVSLHPYGEPQLDALVSLYNQASAKLRSERQFIYQRELMLDKVIQNSPNVMLLIDDNQRVIYANGAARHLFNHGVKVEGMLLSELIMMLPDALKAALNSEQEGLFSMGGNSVDGADDMGTDGDVETWHISRGRFTQNNQQHHLILLKQLTKELNRQEVAVWKKVIRIISHELNNSVAPIASMVNSGKFLTQHLDNSKLQLIFDTIENRTTHLSQFISHYAEFAKLPLPQKQLIDWSKMTLQLAQQYPFKVLSSLPQTPIKLDAVQLEQVLINLLKNAHESGSSAESVALIFEQITHPVVGLLIKVEDEGSGMSSEVLSQALLPFYSTKQSGTGIGLPLCREIIEAHGGRISMQNRVEGGLSVKVWLPVQQG, from the coding sequence ATGTTATCGTTGCGCACTAAATTGCTGATCAGTAACCTGCTAAGTTGTCTTTTGGCTTCGGTGTCAGGCGCTTTAGTGTGGTTTACATTGGGTGATGACACCTTATGGTTGGCCATTATTGTCATGCTGGCGGTGTGTTATTTTTGCAGCATGTGGCTTACCCGCAGATTGAGTGACAGCCTGCAAGCACTTGAAATCGGCTTACTTAACTTCAAAGATAATGATTTTAGTGTGTCGCTGCATCCCTATGGCGAGCCACAACTTGATGCTTTGGTGAGTTTATACAATCAAGCGTCAGCAAAACTGCGCAGCGAGCGACAATTTATTTATCAGCGTGAGTTAATGCTCGATAAAGTGATTCAAAACTCACCCAATGTGATGTTATTGATTGATGATAATCAACGGGTTATTTATGCTAATGGCGCCGCCAGACACTTATTTAATCACGGTGTAAAAGTAGAAGGTATGCTGTTATCTGAACTGATAATGATGTTGCCCGATGCGCTTAAAGCCGCGTTAAACAGTGAGCAAGAAGGGCTGTTTTCGATGGGTGGAAACTCGGTTGACGGTGCTGATGATATGGGCACGGATGGTGATGTTGAAACTTGGCATATTTCCCGAGGTCGCTTTACCCAAAACAATCAACAGCATCATTTAATTTTACTAAAACAACTGACCAAAGAGCTCAATCGCCAAGAAGTGGCTGTGTGGAAAAAGGTGATACGCATTATCAGTCACGAGCTGAATAACTCAGTGGCTCCAATCGCCTCTATGGTCAACTCAGGTAAGTTTTTAACCCAACATTTAGATAACAGTAAGCTGCAATTAATTTTTGATACCATCGAGAATCGCACCACGCATTTAAGTCAGTTTATTTCCCATTATGCCGAGTTTGCAAAGCTGCCGCTGCCACAGAAACAGCTGATTGATTGGTCTAAAATGACTCTGCAGTTAGCACAGCAATACCCATTCAAGGTGTTGTCGTCTTTACCGCAAACGCCAATTAAACTTGATGCGGTTCAGTTAGAACAAGTGCTGATTAACTTACTGAAAAATGCCCATGAGTCTGGTTCAAGTGCAGAAAGCGTCGCACTGATTTTTGAACAGATAACCCACCCAGTAGTGGGTTTATTAATAAAAGTGGAAGATGAAGGGAGTGGCATGTCGAGCGAGGTATTATCGCAAGCGTTACTGCCGTTTTACTCAACTAAGCAGTCTGGCACAGGCATTGGTTTGCCCTTGTGCCGCGAGATTATTGAAGCCCACGGTGGCCGAATTAGCATGCAAAACCGTGTAGAAGGTGGTTTAAGTGTCAAGGTTTGGTTACCTGTACAACAGGGTTAA
- a CDS encoding sigma-54-dependent transcriptional regulator, which produces MDNILIVDDNHAICQALELMIELHGYQAIFCHTPAAAVEIVTNKEISLVIQDMNFSRDTTSGEEGKQLFYALRQLQPNLPIILMTAWTQLETAVELVKAGAADYMGKPWDDAKLLNSISNLLSIYRLSQQNSQLTRIDSERMSAINGADLCGLVFGSGAMQRCVDLALQVARSDVSVMITGPNGAGKDKIADILQANSPLKDKPFIKVNIGALPLDLLEAELFGAEAGAFTGANKTRIGRFEAADGGTLFLDEIGNLPLSGQVKLLRVLQTGEFERLGSHQTRKVNVRVVSATNAYLADDIAHGRFREDLFYRLNVIELNVPPLNQRQDDILPLVKHFIGANFSLDKSTQQALLTHSWSGNVRELENACKRAALLAKSAQLTIDDFGLMAVANGGVAAQYDLVVEDHLNNRKQDTDDTQSIFEPDKQQIEEALTQHNGVIARVAKSFGLSRQALYRRMEKYGLRVTK; this is translated from the coding sequence ATGGATAATATTTTAATTGTTGATGACAACCATGCTATTTGTCAGGCACTTGAACTGATGATTGAGTTGCATGGCTATCAGGCTATTTTTTGTCACACGCCAGCCGCGGCAGTTGAGATTGTCACGAATAAAGAGATCAGCCTGGTTATTCAGGACATGAACTTTAGCCGTGACACCACCTCGGGTGAAGAGGGTAAACAACTGTTTTACGCATTGCGTCAGTTACAGCCTAATTTACCGATTATTTTAATGACGGCTTGGACTCAATTAGAAACCGCTGTCGAGTTAGTCAAAGCGGGCGCCGCCGATTACATGGGTAAACCTTGGGATGACGCCAAGCTGCTCAATAGTATTAGTAACCTCTTATCAATTTATCGGTTGTCTCAGCAAAACAGTCAATTAACTCGGATAGACAGCGAACGTATGTCGGCCATTAATGGTGCTGATTTATGTGGCTTAGTGTTTGGCAGTGGCGCTATGCAGCGCTGTGTTGATTTGGCATTACAGGTGGCGCGCTCCGATGTGTCGGTAATGATCACTGGTCCCAATGGTGCGGGCAAAGATAAAATAGCCGATATTTTACAGGCGAACTCGCCATTAAAAGACAAACCCTTTATTAAGGTTAACATTGGCGCTTTACCGCTAGATTTACTAGAAGCCGAATTGTTCGGCGCCGAAGCGGGTGCTTTTACCGGCGCAAATAAAACCCGTATCGGCCGTTTTGAAGCGGCCGACGGTGGCACGTTATTTTTAGATGAAATTGGTAATTTGCCATTATCTGGCCAAGTGAAACTATTGCGCGTGTTGCAAACCGGTGAGTTTGAACGTTTAGGTAGCCATCAAACCCGCAAAGTGAATGTGCGGGTGGTGAGTGCCACTAACGCTTATTTAGCCGACGATATAGCCCATGGGCGTTTTCGTGAAGATTTGTTTTACCGCTTAAATGTGATTGAACTGAATGTGCCGCCACTCAATCAACGTCAAGATGATATTTTACCCTTAGTAAAACACTTTATAGGTGCGAATTTTAGCCTTGATAAGTCGACCCAACAGGCGTTACTTACACACAGTTGGTCGGGTAATGTGCGCGAATTAGAAAACGCCTGTAAACGGGCGGCGTTACTGGCAAAATCCGCACAGCTTACGATTGATGATTTTGGCTTAATGGCAGTAGCTAATGGCGGCGTGGCTGCCCAGTATGACTTGGTGGTTGAAGATCATCTTAATAACCGTAAGCAAGATACTGATGATACTCAGTCGATTTTCGAACCCGACAAGCAACAGATAGAAGAGGCCTTAACCCAACATAATGGCGTAATTGCCAGAGTCGCTAAATCCTTTGGTCTAAGCCGACAAGCCCTTTATCGTCGTATGGAAAAATATGGTCTTAGGGTGACTAAATAA